From a single Pelodiscus sinensis isolate JC-2024 chromosome 4, ASM4963464v1, whole genome shotgun sequence genomic region:
- the CFL2 gene encoding cofilin-2 isoform X2, which produces MKVRKSSTSEEIKKRKKAVLFCLSDDKKQIIVEEAKQILVGDIGDTVEDPYTSFVKLLPLNDCRYALYDATYETKESKKEDLVFIFWAPESAPLKSKMIYASSKDAIKKKFTGIKHEWQVNGLDDIKDRSTLGEKLGGNVVVSLEGKPL; this is translated from the exons ATGAAAGTAAGGAAATCTTCAACctcagaagagattaaaaaaagaaagaaagcagttCTTTTCTGCTTAAGTGATGACAAAAAACAGATAATTgtagaggaagcaaagcagataTTAGTTGGTGATATTGGTGATACTGTGGAGGACCCCTACACATCCTTTGTGAAGTTGTTACCTTTAAATGATTGCCGATATGCTTTGTATGATGCCACATATGAGACAAAGGAGTCTAAGAAAGAAGACCTGGTATTTATATTCTG GGCTCCAGAAAGTGCACCTTTAAAAAGCAAGATGATCTACGCAAGCTCTAaagatgccattaaaaaaaaatttacag GTATTAAACATGAGTGGCAAGTAAATGGTTTGGACGATATTAAGGACCGTTCAACGCTTGGAGAGAAATTGGGAGGCAATGTGGTAGTTTCACTTGAAGGAAAACCCTTATAG
- the CFL2 gene encoding cofilin-2 isoform X1 has translation MASGVAVNDEVIKVFNDMKVRKSSTSEEIKKRKKAVLFCLSDDKKQIIVEEAKQILVGDIGDTVEDPYTSFVKLLPLNDCRYALYDATYETKESKKEDLVFIFWAPESAPLKSKMIYASSKDAIKKKFTGIKHEWQVNGLDDIKDRSTLGEKLGGNVVVSLEGKPL, from the exons ATG GCTTCTGGAGTGGCAGTGAATGATGAAGTTATAAAGGTTTTTAATGACATGAAAGTAAGGAAATCTTCAACctcagaagagattaaaaaaagaaagaaagcagttCTTTTCTGCTTAAGTGATGACAAAAAACAGATAATTgtagaggaagcaaagcagataTTAGTTGGTGATATTGGTGATACTGTGGAGGACCCCTACACATCCTTTGTGAAGTTGTTACCTTTAAATGATTGCCGATATGCTTTGTATGATGCCACATATGAGACAAAGGAGTCTAAGAAAGAAGACCTGGTATTTATATTCTG GGCTCCAGAAAGTGCACCTTTAAAAAGCAAGATGATCTACGCAAGCTCTAaagatgccattaaaaaaaaatttacag GTATTAAACATGAGTGGCAAGTAAATGGTTTGGACGATATTAAGGACCGTTCAACGCTTGGAGAGAAATTGGGAGGCAATGTGGTAGTTTCACTTGAAGGAAAACCCTTATAG